One region of Danio aesculapii chromosome 7, fDanAes4.1, whole genome shotgun sequence genomic DNA includes:
- the rnf32 gene encoding RING finger protein 32: protein MKSAGDKEENETDSSLEGFDCKVESGRLTLAAVALQEHITHKISVRYNPHKLHVSDVSCPAAGGATHASRRNKSHIPRQTQGKVEREYVLDPAPPRLTLAQRMGLVEAPSPRLTAEEWADVKTRSILEGDSTQPCAICRDEFRLQPQVLLSCSHVFHKVCLKSFEKFSGKKCCPMCRKEQYETRVIYDGARLYREKCALRIQALWRGYFVRKWYRNIRKHLPPKDQHLRRRFFEKKFQEMNDSLVQSCSTDVEEFLNDIDRSVATSHDILCRFNNKYMSASEMEDKDWLQAQKKAVQRGVQDCPICLNRLNSHNGSSKEDRNILLLSCSHLFHEVCLQAFELFCQEVKPTCPLCRSHYHKMLVACSPDVPGNFLNETS from the exons ATGAAATCAGCAGGTGACAAAGAAGAGAACGAGACAGACTCGTCTCTGGAG GGATTCGACTGTAAAGTGGAAAGTGGGAGACTGACTCTAGCAGCTGTAGCGCTTCAGGAACACATCACACACAAAATTTCTGTTCGATACAATCCCCATAAACTCCATGTGTCAGACGTCTCCTGTCCTGCTGCTGGTGGGGCTACACATGCTAGCAGGAGAAATAAAAGCCACATCCCCAGGCAGACACAAGGAAAAGTGGAGAGAGAGTATGTGCTGGATCCTGCTCCTCCACGTCTGACTCTTG CACAGAGGATGGGTCTAGTGGAGGCTCCCTCACCAAGACTAACTGCTGAGGAGTGGGCAGATGTTAAAACCAGGTCCATCCTGGAGGGAGATTCAACCCAACCGTGTGCCATATGCAGAGATGAGTTTCGTCTGCAACCACAG GTTCTACTCTCCTGTTCCCATGTATTTCACAAA GTGTGCCTGAAGTCTTTTGAGAAGTTCTCAGGCAAGAAGTGTTGCCCAATGTGCAGAAAAGAGCAGTACGAGACAAGGGTGATCTATGATGGTGCCCGGCTCTATCGGGAAAAGTGTGCTCTCAG AATACAGGCTCTCTGGCGGGGCTACTTTGTTCGCAAATGGTACAGAAACATAAGAAAGCACTTGCCTCCAAAAGACCAACACTTAAGACGAAGATTCTTTGAAAAAAAG TTTCAGGAGATGAACGACAGCTTGGTGCAGTCATGCAGCACAGACGTGGAAGAGTTTCTGAACGATATCGACCGCTCGGTGGCCACGAGCCACGATATCCTGTGCCGCTTCAACAACAAGTACATGAGTGCTTCTGAAATGGAGGATAAGGACTGGCTGCAAGCTCAAAAGAAG GCTGTCCAGCGAGGTGTCCAGGACTGCCCAATCTGCCTGAACCGCTTGAACTCACATAATGGCTCATCTAAGGAAGACAGAAACATCCTCTTATTGTCTTGTTCGCATCTCTTCCATGAAGTCTGTCTGCAGGCCTTTGAGCTCTTCTGCCAGGAGGTGAAACCCACATGTCCTCTCTGCCGCTCACACTATCACAAAATGCTTGTTGCCTGCAGCCCTGATGTTCCAGGTAATTTCTTAAATGAGACCAGCTAA